The Zerene cesonia ecotype Mississippi chromosome 29, Zerene_cesonia_1.1, whole genome shotgun sequence genome includes a region encoding these proteins:
- the LOC119837947 gene encoding actin-binding LIM protein 3, with product MRPKEEVDTKIQTGAFILSEKIDDTKSKKSEKEMKKEMKKLEKEKQEREKREKKAREKEKEREKQAKKGKVTCGACGGKCSGEVLRVSDKYFHMACFTCRTCSASLARGGFFCKDGYYYCPQDYQRAFGTRCAACNQYVEGEVVSALGNTYHQKCFTCARCKRAFPSGEKVTYTGTEVICAACTSAPQKHTARAARSPASPAPVTPTSPVSDNDRGHERDQVDQRQPDPNECAGCGQELSEGQALVALERQWHTWCFACGECGAVLQGEYMGRGGVPYCERDYQRLYGVRCAYCQRFISGKVLQAGENHHFHPTCARCSKCGDPFGDGEEMFLQGAAIWHERCGPAPQHQDGGVRHTRERVRQRHACVQFSMRSRTPSVNGSYCSPYSSLNRKYGSGYRGASPGLVLRDYRCRCSADASPHRITAFSYLTSEPARLRGPVTPADRPPASPHFHRPPSSLSTRTSSRPGSKASSRPGMRVLVDSMRAETPRPKSPHMNNEEPIELSHYPSAYKPPPGTKPKIERDDFPAPPYPYTDPERRRRWSDTYKGVPESDDEGDGAEGAGGAANGQLNGNGLPERKLRKEEQELAKIDSGIAQVFLKEVKEREKLQQWKKQNLDPRNASRTPSAAREAAPRLRYSSPVGASPSRTLDRPRHHDCHSLSDHHHVPSYNVVSSLRSAPRPGYGLSARSHTFSSSTAGDFTFSGLGDKTHSTDFSSGKSDISAGSITDVDRSAVTAEGGALVRGAAGGGAAGSRAGAVRRSLPNMATSHLVHEPAKLYPYHLLLITNYRLPPDVDRLNLERHLSDAEFEAILQFSRAEFYRLPQWRRNELKRRARLF from the exons GGAAGGTAACATGTGGGGCCTGCGGCGGCAAGTGCAGCGGCGAGGTGCTCCGGGTGTCGGACAAGTACTTCCACATGGCGTGCTTCACGTGCCGCACCTGCTCCGCGTCGCTGGCGCGGGGCGGCTTCTTCTGCAAAGACGGATACTATTACTGCCCACAA GACTATCAACGTGCTTTCGGCACGAGATGCGCAGCTTGCAACCAATATGTAGAGGGCGAGGTTGTCTCCGCACTCGGCAACACCTACCACCAGAAATGCTTCACGTGTGCGAGGTGCAA ACGCGCATTCCCATCCGGGGAAAAAGTTACCTACACGGGCACCGAAGTGATATGCGCGGCATGCACCAGCGCGCCGCAGAAGCACACTGCGCGCGCGGCCCGCTCGCCCGCGTCGCCCGCGCCCGTGACGCCCACGTCGCCCGTGTCTGACAACGACCGTGGCCACGAACGCGACCAGGTGGATCAGAGGCAGCCGGATCCTAATG AGTGCGCCGGCTGCGGGCAGGAGCTGTCCGAGGGGCAGGCGCTGGTGGCGCTGGAGCGGCAGTGGCACACGTGGTGCTTCGCGTGCGGCGAGTGCGGCGCGGTGCTGCAGGGCGAGTACATGGGCCGCGGCGGCGTGCCCTACTGCGAGCGCGACTACCAGCGGCTGTACGGCGTGCGCTGCGCCTACTGCCAGCGGTTCATATCCGGAAAGGTGTTGCAG GCGGGCGAGAACCACCACTTCCACCCGACGTGCGCCCGCTGCAGCAAGTGCGGCGACCCGTTCGGCGACGGCGAGGAGATGTTCCTGCAGGGCGCGGCCATCTGGCAC GAAAGGTGTGGTCCAGCACCGCAGCAT CAGGATGGTGGCGTGCGCCACACGCGAGAGCGAGTGAGACAGCGACATGCTTGTGTTCAGTTCTCCATGCGGTCGCGCACGCCGAGCGTCAACGGCTCCTACTGCAGCCCGTACAGTAGTCTCAATAGGAAG TACGGCAGCGGGTACCGCGGCGCATCGCCGGGGCTGGTGCTGCGCGATTACCGCTGCCGCTGCTCGGCGGACGCGTCGCCGCACCGCATCACCGCGTTCTCGTACCTCACCAGCGAGCCGGCGCGTCTGCGCGGCCCGGTCACGCCGGCCGACCGCCCGCCCGCCTCGCCGCACTTCCACCGCCCGCCCT CGAGCCTGAGCACGCGCACGAGCTCGCGGCCGGGCAGCAAGGCGTCGTCGCGGCCCGGCATGCGCGTGCTGGTCGACTCCATGCGCGCCGAGACGCCGCGCCCCAAGTCGCCGCATATGAACAATGAG GAGCCGATAGAACTATCACATTACCCATCCGCGTACAAGCCTCCACCGGGTACCAAACCCAAGATAGAGAGAGACGACTTCCCGGCGCCACCTTATCCCTACACAGATCCTG AGCGCCGCCGCCGCTGGTCCGACACGTACAAGGGCGTGCCGGAGAGCGACGACGAGGGGGACGGTGCGGAGGGTGCGGGGGGAGCGGCCAACGGGCAGCTCAACGGCAACGGGCTGCCTGAGCGGAAGCTGCGCAAGGAGGAGCAGGAGCTCGCTAAGATCGATTCGGGGATCGCGCAG gtatttttaaaagaagtcAAGGAACGTGAGAAATTGCAGCAGTGGAAGAAACAAAACTTAGATCCTAGGAACGCTAGCag GACGCCGTCGGCGGCGCGCGAGGCGGCCCCGCGGCTGCGCTACTCGTCGCCGGTGGGCGCGTCGCCCTCGCGCACGCTCGACCGCCCGCGCCACCACGACTGCCACTCGCTGTCCGACCACCACCACGTGCCCTCCTACAACG TGGTGTCGTCTCTGCGGTCGGCGCCGCGGCCCGGGTACGGTCTCTCCGCCAGGTCGCACACCTTCTCCTCCAGCACCGCT ggTGACTTCACATTCAGTGGCCTAGGAGACAAAACACACAGCACCGACTTCAGTAGCGGCAAGTCAGACA taTCTGCCGGCTCCATAACAGACGTGGATAGGAGTGCTGTG ACGGCGGAGGGCGGCGCGCTGgtgcgcggcgcggcgggcggcggcgcggcgggctCGCGCGCGGGCGCCGTGCGCCGCTCGCTGCCCAACATGGCCACCTCGCACCTCGTGCACGAGCCCGCCAAGCTCTACCCCTACCACCTGCTGCTCATCACCAACTACCGCCTGCCGCCCGACGTCGACCGGCTCAACCTGGAG CGCCACCTGTCGGACGCGGAGTTCGAGGCGATCCTGCAGTTCTCGCGCGCGGAGTTCTACCGCCTGCCGCAGTGGCGCCGCAACGAGCTCAAGCGCCGCGCCAGACTCTTCTGA